A single window of Gemmatimonadaceae bacterium DNA harbors:
- a CDS encoding DUF2235 domain-containing protein, with the protein MSRNIVICCDGTDNQFGPSNTSVVRLAQVAVQDPERQLVYYDPGVGTLPATSARSRVAKVLSQWKAQAFGADIDDKVCIAYGHLMEFWKPEDRVFIFGFSRGAYTARVLAGLLYSLGLLPPGNQHLLPYAMRIFKSLKTNTKGYWELCNNFRWSFARPVPGDDQRHFPVQFVGLFDTVSSVGWIWNPTKYQYTFRNPTIKTVRHAVSLDERRAFFRQNLFGNVDGQDLMEMWFAGVHSDVGGGYPEAGGGLWRVTFNWMVAEAQLSGFLVDSDRLGAVLTRSIPPANPWAEPQHNSLTGGWWIGEIIPKQVYDALTKTYRWKANFGKHRSV; encoded by the coding sequence ATGTCACGAAACATCGTAATCTGCTGCGACGGGACCGATAATCAGTTCGGTCCCTCCAACACGAGTGTCGTTCGCCTCGCACAGGTAGCTGTTCAGGACCCCGAGCGACAACTCGTTTACTACGATCCCGGAGTGGGAACGCTACCGGCGACATCTGCGCGGTCGAGAGTCGCGAAAGTGCTCTCGCAATGGAAAGCGCAGGCGTTCGGGGCAGATATCGACGACAAGGTGTGCATCGCTTACGGGCACCTCATGGAATTCTGGAAGCCCGAAGATCGTGTGTTCATCTTCGGATTCAGCCGCGGTGCATACACAGCTCGTGTTCTCGCCGGCCTGCTGTACTCGCTCGGACTTCTGCCGCCAGGGAACCAGCACCTGCTTCCGTACGCCATGCGGATTTTCAAGTCCCTCAAGACGAACACCAAGGGATATTGGGAGCTGTGCAACAATTTCCGATGGTCGTTCGCTCGACCGGTACCCGGCGACGATCAACGGCATTTCCCAGTTCAGTTCGTCGGCCTGTTCGACACCGTTTCTTCGGTAGGATGGATCTGGAATCCCACGAAATACCAGTACACGTTCCGCAATCCTACCATAAAAACAGTTCGTCACGCGGTCTCGCTCGATGAGCGCAGGGCTTTCTTCCGTCAGAATCTTTTCGGAAACGTAGACGGCCAGGATCTCATGGAGATGTGGTTTGCGGGTGTCCACTCCGACGTCGGTGGTGGATACCCTGAAGCCGGCGGTGGCCTGTGGCGGGTAACCTTCAACTGGATGGTTGCCGAAGCTCAGCTGAGTGGATTTCTCGTCGACTCCGATCGGCTCGGGGCGGTGTTGACTCGATCAATACCGCCGGCGAATCCGTGGGCCGAGCCACAGCATAATTCGCTCACAGGCGGCTGGTGGATTGGCGAGATAATTCCCAAGCAGGTGTACGATGCGCTCACCAAGACATATCGCTGGAAGGCCAACTTCGGCAAACACCGTTCGGTTTGA